A single region of the Nicotiana sylvestris chromosome 6, ASM39365v2, whole genome shotgun sequence genome encodes:
- the LOC138871565 gene encoding uncharacterized protein, with protein sequence MTVKGNNLAPHKIKSILLKKFGETLTKRALTWYSLLPEHSINSFEMLVVSFIKAHVGARKVQSQKADIFKIAQGESELLREFVTRFQKERMLLQVVPNEWTAETLIKDLNPRSSNASLKLKESLVEFQATTWEDIYNRYESKITIEDDQLGFPVSVKGRDLETTK encoded by the coding sequence ATGACGGTGAAGGGGAATAATTTAGCTCCCCATAAGATTAAGTCAAttttgctgaagaaatttggggaaactcTTACGAAGCGAGCCCTGACGTGGTATTCACTTTTGCCTGAGCATTCTATAAATTCGTTTGAGATGCTCGTGGTCTCTTTCATCAAGGCCCATGTTGGGGCCAGAAAGGTACAGTCCCAAAAGGCCGATATATTCAAGATTGCACAAGGAGAGTCCGAGTTGCTGCGGGAGTTTGTAACCAGATTCCAGAAGGAAAGGATGTTGCTACAGGTCGTACCGAACGAATGGACAGCTGAAACATTAATCAAAGATCTAAATCCGAGAAGCTCCAACGCTTCCCTAAAATTGAAAGAAAGTCTGGTCGAGTTCCAAGCAACAACTTGGGAAGATATTTACAACCGGTATGAGTCAAAGATAACGATTGAGGATGATCAGCTTGGTTTCCCAGTGTCGGTTAAGGGTCGGGACCTAGAGACGACTAAATAG